ATCCAAAACTTCAAAATCCCATACATTTTTTCACTATTCTAACTACTGCTCTAGCTACGTACGTAGTTGCAACACCATGTGCCTGTGAATTCAGCCCtgtaatgaataaataaataacttgaCAAGAACAATAATATGGTTTTGTTTATACCAGTGGCTGTGATGCTCACAattctggttttttttttcaacagaCAAAGATAGGAAACTATATACTTATAAAGGTAGAAAAAATATGCTTTAGCACCGAATCCATGGACATGTGTGTTTCGTTTCGAACGATCATAACATTCACCACATATCATACTATTGTTGGATCAGAGATAAAGACAAGTTTGTGGTATACAGATAAAAGTATACCGTATATAAGTCGATACATGGGTTAAATCGATTTTGGGAGgttaaattaggtttaaagtttATATCTTTGTGTAGTGAGAATTGAGAAACAAGAGTCACGTTGATACGAATAAGATGGGGATGATGTACACTGGTCTCGTAATGTACTCATCAAGGCTTATAATTTAAACACAGTTTTGGACTACCAAGGAGATGCAGAGTACTGTCATGCATGTGCACATTTTTCCGCTGAAGGAAAAGCATCTTCAACTGCAAATTAGGCACACTCTAAAAATCAACAAACGTAGAAGGCTCCACAGAAATAAAAGCTTAGGATGCTCGCAACTGTTTCTTTGAACAAATCAAAAACAGTGGAAAATATCAGAGAAActgaataaaaataagagagataaaaaaaaaaagaaaaatacagtGGTGGAGTATATGAGGCACACACACAAGACGCACAACGTTCCACATGAGAACCAGCTAACATTTTGTCTACAGGGGACGATTTTAATAAGTGACTGCCCATTTTGGAACCGTACAAGATGTGTGTCTCCAAAGAGAATCATAGCATATCCGAGGCGATTTCCATGGACAGGGTTTCGTGAATTAGCCCCACCACAGTGAAAAatggtaacttttttttttaagaataaaatgttCTTGTGCTTGTATTGTATTACATGTTTCTACAtgtgaaaatttatatttatttgtgtaTGTATGAGCAGTGTGGTAAGTGGATATATATAAACAACAAAGTGTGTTATGTTATGGTGACCATGACCTACTAGCAAACACTGATCATCTCTTTCAACCCTTACATATATACACACACTCCCACAGTGACTTTCTTCTCTCTTATCGCAATCtcatttcctcttcttcttACAGACAAAGGGTGTGGTAGCTACTCAACATCACAGTCACTGTTCCTCTGCTTCTTCTCATGGATGAAAAGAGAAAGGCATCAAAGAAAAACACCCAAGCCTCTTCTTCATCAAGGTCCTTATTCTCAAGGAGTTCTTCTACTTCAAATTCACCTCTCCTTAGAAGCTTGTCCCAGAAGAAttcttcttcgtcttcttcttcttccaaatGCAACAACAATCTCCCTAGGAGCTTCTCGCAGAAGAACCCTTCCATCGGTCGGAAATGCACCAATATAGCAAAAGAACAGAAAGCGCGCTTTTACATTATGAGAAGGTGCGTGGCCATGTTAGTTTGCTGGCACAAGCACGGGGATTCATGAACTGCAAAAATGCACAGATCTTGTACTCGGTTTTTTCtgccacaattttttttttgtttctgatCCATGAGATCCTTTTTTGGCCCTCTTTCAAATACTATAGATTCGATTGTAATTACAACTTTAACTGAGGTGAGTTATAAGATTTACACATTGCTGCAAATATGTACATCCACTGCATCCTACGTTTGATTTTTGTCTGTCTCTTACTTTGTCTGAAATCAAACTGCTACTCAAAACTTTCAATCTGTTGAATCATGAGTCATGTTTAATTCTCAGATTCTCTCTCTGTTCTGTTCTGAGGGATTTAGACAGTGCATATTATTCTGTTCTGAATGCTTAGGTAGAGTTTGGATCTGCGTTGAAAATTGAAGTTCCATTACATTCATTCCTTCTTCTTTATGCAACTTACCAGAACTTaacttcttctttctttattctTTCGTTTTTGAATTTGATGGCAGTATGATTGTGAAGCTGGAATCTCTCTATTTTTCCAATCTGTCCCCACTCATCTTAGTTAATATTTCATCAAATAGGCTCTGTTATGTCAGTTCCAAGATTTAACCTTTCACCACGTTGTCAAATAACCTTttcattacaatattattattaagtaaCTTAAAAAGGTGTTTCAgtgtaatttattaaatgaaagataaaagtacagaatttttaatttaaaccaCTTTTAAATAgtgttcaaataaaaaatatatgaatgaaGCTATTCAGAAATTAGGGTTACTGTATTTTTTTAACCCTATCCGAGCTATATATCCTTCGCcagacaaatatataaataatatcacACAATTTTATTCAATCACAGAATATTATTTCAGgtgaattttcaaatttgtatacattatttaattgataatatatatatatatatatatatatatatatttataggtatagttatatttttagtatatttttaacaCTTGCTATGCTAAAGATGGAACGTATTATTAACACATTGAAAGAATACAAATAACGCAAAACAATATACTGATTGAAATAAACTTTTTAagtacatttattattttttctcaaaataataaaaaaaatggatctATATATctaatacttattttattttttattttggtcacac
This region of Vigna unguiculata cultivar IT97K-499-35 chromosome 5, ASM411807v1, whole genome shotgun sequence genomic DNA includes:
- the LOC114184099 gene encoding uncharacterized protein LOC114184099 is translated as MDEKRKASKKNTQASSSSRSLFSRSSSTSNSPLLRSLSQKNSSSSSSSSKCNNNLPRSFSQKNPSIGRKCTNIAKEQKARFYIMRRCVAMLVCWHKHGDS